One window of the Takifugu rubripes chromosome 13, fTakRub1.2, whole genome shotgun sequence genome contains the following:
- the cbfa2t3 gene encoding protein CBFA2T3 isoform X10 — MLHLPQLPVNQLPPACGARQLCKLKRFLTTLQQFGNDISPEIGERVRSLVLGLVNSTLTIEDFHSKLHEATNFPLRPFVIPFLKANLPLLQRELLHCARLAKQTPAQYLAQHEQLLLDANASSPLDSSEIMLEMNEHGKRRTPDRTKDSSERDGLHPEHLAKRPCTISPSQRFSPSTGLPAHPPPNGLPTHPPNGLSHPPNPQMGPQHYRLEDMALAHQYRDAYRHSERDRHRQTAVHGARQEEVIDHRLTDREWAEEWKHLDNLLNCIMDMVEKTRRSLTVLRRCQEADREEMNHWIRRYSDVEEMKKGGSNGLHCLPPSPLPPPSTHHSSSSNTANSSESLPVGTPSAAERQTGRQTEIHRDFLHRPPSGYLPEEIWRKAGTTSIPLSPALKHLQNRQEEAVNEVKRQAMSELQKAVSDAERKAHEMISAERSKMERALAEAKRQASEDALTIINQQEDSSESHQSCWNCGRKASETCSGCNTARYCGSFCQHKDWEKHHHVCGQGLQGLPGGGGVPLGTPSSSSSSSSLASSGAPPTHSESTPPGPLSLAVQSSITGGAGGGSASVSASPKESSSSSASRSTTPATPALLDATSR; from the exons ATGCTTCATTTACCCCAACTACCAGTAAATCAA CTCCCGCCAGCTTGCGGTGCCCGGCAGCTCTGCAAGTTGAAGCGCTTTCTGACCACACTGCAGCAGTTTGGCAACGACATATCGCCTGAGATCGGAGAGAGAGTGCGCAGCCTCGTGCTGGGGCTGGTG AACTCCACTCTCACCATCGAAGATTTTCACTCGAAACTCCACGAGGCCACCAACTTCCCTCTGAGACCATTCGTCATTCCCTTCCTGAAG GCAAACCTCCCCCTGCTGCAGAGAGAGCTGCTCCACTGCGCCCGGTTGGCCAAGCAGACTCCAGCTCAGTATCTGGCCCAGCAtgagcagcttctcctggaCGCCAATGCCAGCTCACCGCTTGACTCCTCTGAGATTATGTTGGAGATGAATGAGCACGGCAAGAGGAGGACCCCTGACAG GACCAAAGACAGCTCAGAGAGAGACGGATTGCACCCGGAGCACCTAGCTAAGAGGCCCTGCACCATCAGCCCCAGCCAGCGTTTTAGCCCCAGCACGGGTCTTCCTGCTCACCCGCCTCCCAACGGCCTCCCCACACACCCTCCGAATGGACTGTCCCACCCTCCCAACCCTCAGATGGGACCTCAGCACTACCGCTTAGAAGACATGGCCCTTGCACACCAGTACAGAGACGCCTACAGACACAGTGAACGAGACAGACACCGGCAGACAG CAGTGCATGGAGCCCGCCAAGAGGAGGTGATTGACCACCGTCTCACGGATCGAGAGTGGGCAGAGGAATGGAAGCACCTTGATAAT CTCTTGAACTGCATCATGGACATGGTAGAGAAGACGCGCCGCTCTCTGACAGTGCTGCGCCGCTGCCAGGAGGCCGACCGGGAGGAAATGAACCACTGGATCCGACGCTACAGCGACGTGGAAGAGATGAAAAAAGGTGGGAGCAACGGACTGCActgccttcctccttctcctcttcctcctccctctacTCACCACAGCTCCTCTTCCAACACAGCTAACAGCAGCGAGTCACTGCCCGTAGGAACGCCCTCGGCTGCCgaaaggcagacaggcagacagacag AGATCCACAGAGACTTCCTACACAGGCCTCCTTCGGGATACCTGCCAGAGGAAATCTGGAGGAAAGCTG GTACCACAAGCATCCCGCTCTCCCCAGCATTAAAGCACCTTCAAAACAGGCAGG AGGAGGCGGTGAACGAGGTTAAGCGGCAGGCGATGTCGGAGCTACAGAAAGCCGTCTCGGACGCTGAGAGGAAGGCTCACGAGATGATCTCGGCAGAGCGCTCAAAAATGGAACGGGCCCTGGCCGAGGCGAAGAGGCAAGCCTCGGAGGATGCACTTACAATCATCAACCAGCAGGAGGACTCCAGCGAA TCTCACCAGAGCTGCTGGAACTGCGGGAGGAAAGCCAGTGAGACGTGCAGCGGCTGCAACACAGCTCGTTACTGCGGCTCCTTCTGCCAGCACAAAGACTGGGAGAAGCACCACCACGTCTGCGGTCAGGGCCTGCAGGGGCTGCCGGGGGGCGGCGGCGTCCCCCTGggcaccccctcctcctcgtcctcctcaagCTCCCTGGCATCTTCCGGCGCGCCCCCCACTCACTCAGAGAGCACCCCTCCGGGACCCTTGTCCCTGGCAGTCCAGAGCAGCATCACGGGAGGGGCTGGCGGCGGCAGCGCCAGCGTCTCTGCCAGCCCGAAGGAGAGCAGTTCCAGCAGTGCCTCTCGCTCCACAACCCCAGCCACCCCCGCCCTACTGGACGCCACCTCACGCTGA
- the cbfa2t3 gene encoding protein CBFA2T3 isoform X8 encodes MSCEVYPEHQRKADLRAETSPASAFAPHVPTVTLISHRNPRDKRGAHQLQLGRFDSSLVNRSHYRYSEGSRVQTVGTMPDSPADVKTQPRSTPPAMPPPPPAVSQATNRNASFTPTTSKSMLNGSSHSPTSLNGAPSTPNGFSNGPAMSSTASLSNQQLPPACGARQLCKLKRFLTTLQQFGNDISPEIGERVRSLVLGLVNSTLTIEDFHSKLHEATNFPLRPFVIPFLKANLPLLQRELLHCARLAKQTPAQYLAQHEQLLLDANASSPLDSSEIMLEMNEHGKRRTPDRTKDSSERDGLHPEHLAKRPCTISPSQRFSPSTGLPAHPPPNGLPTHPPNGLSHPPNPQMGPQHYRLEDMALAHQYRDAYRHSERDRHRQTAVHGARQEEVIDHRLTDREWAEEWKHLDNLLNCIMDMVEKTRRSLTVLRRCQEADREEMNHWIRRYSDVEEMKKEIHRDFLHRPPSGYLPEEIWRKAEEAVNEVKRQAMSELQKAVSDAERKAHEMISAERSKMERALAEAKRQASEDALTIINQQEDSSESHQSCWNCGRKASETCSGCNTARYCGSFCQHKDWEKHHHVCGQGLQGLPGGGGVPLGTPSSSSSSSSLASSGAPPTHSESTPPGPLSLAVQSSITGGAGGGSASVSASPKESSSSSASRSTTPATPALLDATSR; translated from the exons GTAGCAGAGTGCAAACAGTTGGCACAATGCCAGATTCACCTGCGGATGTGAAAACCCAGCCCAGGTCCACCCCACCCGCcatgcctcctccacctccagctgtcaGCCAAGCAACAAATCGCAATGCTTCATTTACCCCAACTACCAGTAAATCAA TGCTGAATGGGAGCAGTCACTCTCCTACATCGCTTAATGGTGCTCCATCCACTCCTAACGGCTTCAGTAATGGGCCGGCCATGTCCTCAACTGCCTCCCTTTCCAACCAGCAGCTCCCGCCAGCTTGCGGTGCCCGGCAGCTCTGCAAGTTGAAGCGCTTTCTGACCACACTGCAGCAGTTTGGCAACGACATATCGCCTGAGATCGGAGAGAGAGTGCGCAGCCTCGTGCTGGGGCTGGTG AACTCCACTCTCACCATCGAAGATTTTCACTCGAAACTCCACGAGGCCACCAACTTCCCTCTGAGACCATTCGTCATTCCCTTCCTGAAG GCAAACCTCCCCCTGCTGCAGAGAGAGCTGCTCCACTGCGCCCGGTTGGCCAAGCAGACTCCAGCTCAGTATCTGGCCCAGCAtgagcagcttctcctggaCGCCAATGCCAGCTCACCGCTTGACTCCTCTGAGATTATGTTGGAGATGAATGAGCACGGCAAGAGGAGGACCCCTGACAG GACCAAAGACAGCTCAGAGAGAGACGGATTGCACCCGGAGCACCTAGCTAAGAGGCCCTGCACCATCAGCCCCAGCCAGCGTTTTAGCCCCAGCACGGGTCTTCCTGCTCACCCGCCTCCCAACGGCCTCCCCACACACCCTCCGAATGGACTGTCCCACCCTCCCAACCCTCAGATGGGACCTCAGCACTACCGCTTAGAAGACATGGCCCTTGCACACCAGTACAGAGACGCCTACAGACACAGTGAACGAGACAGACACCGGCAGACAG CAGTGCATGGAGCCCGCCAAGAGGAGGTGATTGACCACCGTCTCACGGATCGAGAGTGGGCAGAGGAATGGAAGCACCTTGATAAT CTCTTGAACTGCATCATGGACATGGTAGAGAAGACGCGCCGCTCTCTGACAGTGCTGCGCCGCTGCCAGGAGGCCGACCGGGAGGAAATGAACCACTGGATCCGACGCTACAGCGACGTGGAAGAGATGAAAAAAG AGATCCACAGAGACTTCCTACACAGGCCTCCTTCGGGATACCTGCCAGAGGAAATCTGGAGGAAAGCTG AGGAGGCGGTGAACGAGGTTAAGCGGCAGGCGATGTCGGAGCTACAGAAAGCCGTCTCGGACGCTGAGAGGAAGGCTCACGAGATGATCTCGGCAGAGCGCTCAAAAATGGAACGGGCCCTGGCCGAGGCGAAGAGGCAAGCCTCGGAGGATGCACTTACAATCATCAACCAGCAGGAGGACTCCAGCGAA TCTCACCAGAGCTGCTGGAACTGCGGGAGGAAAGCCAGTGAGACGTGCAGCGGCTGCAACACAGCTCGTTACTGCGGCTCCTTCTGCCAGCACAAAGACTGGGAGAAGCACCACCACGTCTGCGGTCAGGGCCTGCAGGGGCTGCCGGGGGGCGGCGGCGTCCCCCTGggcaccccctcctcctcgtcctcctcaagCTCCCTGGCATCTTCCGGCGCGCCCCCCACTCACTCAGAGAGCACCCCTCCGGGACCCTTGTCCCTGGCAGTCCAGAGCAGCATCACGGGAGGGGCTGGCGGCGGCAGCGCCAGCGTCTCTGCCAGCCCGAAGGAGAGCAGTTCCAGCAGTGCCTCTCGCTCCACAACCCCAGCCACCCCCGCCCTACTGGACGCCACCTCACGCTGA
- the cbfa2t3 gene encoding protein CBFA2T3 isoform X7, with translation MSCEVYPEHQRKADLRAETSPASAFAPHVPTVTLISHRNPRDKRGAHQLQLGRFDSSLVNRSHYRYSEGSRVQTVGTMPDSPADVKTQPRSTPPAMPPPPPAVSQATNRNASFTPTTSKSMLNGSSHSPTSLNGAPSTPNGFSNGPAMSSTASLSNQQLPPACGARQLCKLKRFLTTLQQFGNDISPEIGERVRSLVLGLVNSTLTIEDFHSKLHEATNFPLRPFVIPFLKANLPLLQRELLHCARLAKQTPAQYLAQHEQLLLDANASSPLDSSEIMLEMNEHGKRRTPDRTKDSSERDGLHPEHLAKRPCTISPSQRFSPSTGLPAHPPPNGLPTHPPNGLSHPPNPQMGPQHYRLEDMALAHQYRDAYRHSERDRHRQTAVHGARQEEVIDHRLTDREWAEEWKHLDNLLNCIMDMVEKTRRSLTVLRRCQEADREEMNHWIRRYSDVEEMKKEIHRDFLHRPPSGYLPEEIWRKAGTTSIPLSPALKHLQNRQEEAVNEVKRQAMSELQKAVSDAERKAHEMISAERSKMERALAEAKRQASEDALTIINQQEDSSESHQSCWNCGRKASETCSGCNTARYCGSFCQHKDWEKHHHVCGQGLQGLPGGGGVPLGTPSSSSSSSSLASSGAPPTHSESTPPGPLSLAVQSSITGGAGGGSASVSASPKESSSSSASRSTTPATPALLDATSR, from the exons GTAGCAGAGTGCAAACAGTTGGCACAATGCCAGATTCACCTGCGGATGTGAAAACCCAGCCCAGGTCCACCCCACCCGCcatgcctcctccacctccagctgtcaGCCAAGCAACAAATCGCAATGCTTCATTTACCCCAACTACCAGTAAATCAA TGCTGAATGGGAGCAGTCACTCTCCTACATCGCTTAATGGTGCTCCATCCACTCCTAACGGCTTCAGTAATGGGCCGGCCATGTCCTCAACTGCCTCCCTTTCCAACCAGCAGCTCCCGCCAGCTTGCGGTGCCCGGCAGCTCTGCAAGTTGAAGCGCTTTCTGACCACACTGCAGCAGTTTGGCAACGACATATCGCCTGAGATCGGAGAGAGAGTGCGCAGCCTCGTGCTGGGGCTGGTG AACTCCACTCTCACCATCGAAGATTTTCACTCGAAACTCCACGAGGCCACCAACTTCCCTCTGAGACCATTCGTCATTCCCTTCCTGAAG GCAAACCTCCCCCTGCTGCAGAGAGAGCTGCTCCACTGCGCCCGGTTGGCCAAGCAGACTCCAGCTCAGTATCTGGCCCAGCAtgagcagcttctcctggaCGCCAATGCCAGCTCACCGCTTGACTCCTCTGAGATTATGTTGGAGATGAATGAGCACGGCAAGAGGAGGACCCCTGACAG GACCAAAGACAGCTCAGAGAGAGACGGATTGCACCCGGAGCACCTAGCTAAGAGGCCCTGCACCATCAGCCCCAGCCAGCGTTTTAGCCCCAGCACGGGTCTTCCTGCTCACCCGCCTCCCAACGGCCTCCCCACACACCCTCCGAATGGACTGTCCCACCCTCCCAACCCTCAGATGGGACCTCAGCACTACCGCTTAGAAGACATGGCCCTTGCACACCAGTACAGAGACGCCTACAGACACAGTGAACGAGACAGACACCGGCAGACAG CAGTGCATGGAGCCCGCCAAGAGGAGGTGATTGACCACCGTCTCACGGATCGAGAGTGGGCAGAGGAATGGAAGCACCTTGATAAT CTCTTGAACTGCATCATGGACATGGTAGAGAAGACGCGCCGCTCTCTGACAGTGCTGCGCCGCTGCCAGGAGGCCGACCGGGAGGAAATGAACCACTGGATCCGACGCTACAGCGACGTGGAAGAGATGAAAAAAG AGATCCACAGAGACTTCCTACACAGGCCTCCTTCGGGATACCTGCCAGAGGAAATCTGGAGGAAAGCTG GTACCACAAGCATCCCGCTCTCCCCAGCATTAAAGCACCTTCAAAACAGGCAGG AGGAGGCGGTGAACGAGGTTAAGCGGCAGGCGATGTCGGAGCTACAGAAAGCCGTCTCGGACGCTGAGAGGAAGGCTCACGAGATGATCTCGGCAGAGCGCTCAAAAATGGAACGGGCCCTGGCCGAGGCGAAGAGGCAAGCCTCGGAGGATGCACTTACAATCATCAACCAGCAGGAGGACTCCAGCGAA TCTCACCAGAGCTGCTGGAACTGCGGGAGGAAAGCCAGTGAGACGTGCAGCGGCTGCAACACAGCTCGTTACTGCGGCTCCTTCTGCCAGCACAAAGACTGGGAGAAGCACCACCACGTCTGCGGTCAGGGCCTGCAGGGGCTGCCGGGGGGCGGCGGCGTCCCCCTGggcaccccctcctcctcgtcctcctcaagCTCCCTGGCATCTTCCGGCGCGCCCCCCACTCACTCAGAGAGCACCCCTCCGGGACCCTTGTCCCTGGCAGTCCAGAGCAGCATCACGGGAGGGGCTGGCGGCGGCAGCGCCAGCGTCTCTGCCAGCCCGAAGGAGAGCAGTTCCAGCAGTGCCTCTCGCTCCACAACCCCAGCCACCCCCGCCCTACTGGACGCCACCTCACGCTGA
- the cbfa2t3 gene encoding protein CBFA2T3 isoform X4, with protein MSCEVYPEHQRKADLRAETSPASAFAPHVPTVTLISHRNPRDKRGAHQLQLGRFDSSLVNRSHYRYSEGSRVQTVGTMPDSPADVKTQPRSTPPAMPPPPPAVSQATNRNASFTPTTSKSMLNGSSHSPTSLNGAPSTPNGFSNGPAMSSTASLSNQQLPPACGARQLCKLKRFLTTLQQFGNDISPEIGERVRSLVLGLVNSTLTIEDFHSKLHEATNFPLRPFVIPFLKANLPLLQRELLHCARLAKQTPAQYLAQHEQLLLDANASSPLDSSEIMLEMNEHGKRRTPDRTKDSSERDGLHPEHLAKRPCTISPSQRFSPSTGLPAHPPPNGLPTHPPNGLSHPPNPQMGPQHYRLEDMALAHQYRDAYRHSERDRHRQTAVHGARQEEVIDHRLTDREWAEEWKHLDNLLNCIMDMVEKTRRSLTVLRRCQEADREEMNHWIRRYSDVEEMKKGGSNGLHCLPPSPLPPPSTHHSSSSNTANSSESLPVGTPSAAERQTGRQTEIHRDFLHRPPSGYLPEEIWRKAEEAVNEVKRQAMSELQKAVSDAERKAHEMISAERSKMERALAEAKRQASEDALTIINQQEDSSESHQSCWNCGRKASETCSGCNTARYCGSFCQHKDWEKHHHVCGQGLQGLPGGGGVPLGTPSSSSSSSSLASSGAPPTHSESTPPGPLSLAVQSSITGGAGGGSASVSASPKESSSSSASRSTTPATPALLDATSR; from the exons GTAGCAGAGTGCAAACAGTTGGCACAATGCCAGATTCACCTGCGGATGTGAAAACCCAGCCCAGGTCCACCCCACCCGCcatgcctcctccacctccagctgtcaGCCAAGCAACAAATCGCAATGCTTCATTTACCCCAACTACCAGTAAATCAA TGCTGAATGGGAGCAGTCACTCTCCTACATCGCTTAATGGTGCTCCATCCACTCCTAACGGCTTCAGTAATGGGCCGGCCATGTCCTCAACTGCCTCCCTTTCCAACCAGCAGCTCCCGCCAGCTTGCGGTGCCCGGCAGCTCTGCAAGTTGAAGCGCTTTCTGACCACACTGCAGCAGTTTGGCAACGACATATCGCCTGAGATCGGAGAGAGAGTGCGCAGCCTCGTGCTGGGGCTGGTG AACTCCACTCTCACCATCGAAGATTTTCACTCGAAACTCCACGAGGCCACCAACTTCCCTCTGAGACCATTCGTCATTCCCTTCCTGAAG GCAAACCTCCCCCTGCTGCAGAGAGAGCTGCTCCACTGCGCCCGGTTGGCCAAGCAGACTCCAGCTCAGTATCTGGCCCAGCAtgagcagcttctcctggaCGCCAATGCCAGCTCACCGCTTGACTCCTCTGAGATTATGTTGGAGATGAATGAGCACGGCAAGAGGAGGACCCCTGACAG GACCAAAGACAGCTCAGAGAGAGACGGATTGCACCCGGAGCACCTAGCTAAGAGGCCCTGCACCATCAGCCCCAGCCAGCGTTTTAGCCCCAGCACGGGTCTTCCTGCTCACCCGCCTCCCAACGGCCTCCCCACACACCCTCCGAATGGACTGTCCCACCCTCCCAACCCTCAGATGGGACCTCAGCACTACCGCTTAGAAGACATGGCCCTTGCACACCAGTACAGAGACGCCTACAGACACAGTGAACGAGACAGACACCGGCAGACAG CAGTGCATGGAGCCCGCCAAGAGGAGGTGATTGACCACCGTCTCACGGATCGAGAGTGGGCAGAGGAATGGAAGCACCTTGATAAT CTCTTGAACTGCATCATGGACATGGTAGAGAAGACGCGCCGCTCTCTGACAGTGCTGCGCCGCTGCCAGGAGGCCGACCGGGAGGAAATGAACCACTGGATCCGACGCTACAGCGACGTGGAAGAGATGAAAAAAGGTGGGAGCAACGGACTGCActgccttcctccttctcctcttcctcctccctctacTCACCACAGCTCCTCTTCCAACACAGCTAACAGCAGCGAGTCACTGCCCGTAGGAACGCCCTCGGCTGCCgaaaggcagacaggcagacagacag AGATCCACAGAGACTTCCTACACAGGCCTCCTTCGGGATACCTGCCAGAGGAAATCTGGAGGAAAGCTG AGGAGGCGGTGAACGAGGTTAAGCGGCAGGCGATGTCGGAGCTACAGAAAGCCGTCTCGGACGCTGAGAGGAAGGCTCACGAGATGATCTCGGCAGAGCGCTCAAAAATGGAACGGGCCCTGGCCGAGGCGAAGAGGCAAGCCTCGGAGGATGCACTTACAATCATCAACCAGCAGGAGGACTCCAGCGAA TCTCACCAGAGCTGCTGGAACTGCGGGAGGAAAGCCAGTGAGACGTGCAGCGGCTGCAACACAGCTCGTTACTGCGGCTCCTTCTGCCAGCACAAAGACTGGGAGAAGCACCACCACGTCTGCGGTCAGGGCCTGCAGGGGCTGCCGGGGGGCGGCGGCGTCCCCCTGggcaccccctcctcctcgtcctcctcaagCTCCCTGGCATCTTCCGGCGCGCCCCCCACTCACTCAGAGAGCACCCCTCCGGGACCCTTGTCCCTGGCAGTCCAGAGCAGCATCACGGGAGGGGCTGGCGGCGGCAGCGCCAGCGTCTCTGCCAGCCCGAAGGAGAGCAGTTCCAGCAGTGCCTCTCGCTCCACAACCCCAGCCACCCCCGCCCTACTGGACGCCACCTCACGCTGA
- the cbfa2t3 gene encoding protein CBFA2T3 isoform X11, giving the protein MSCEVYPEHQRKADLRAETSPASAFAPHVPTVTLISHRNPRDKRGAHQLQLGRFDSSLVNRSHYRYSEGSRVQTVGTMPDSPADVKTQPRSTPPAMPPPPPAVSQATNRNASFTPTTSKSMLNGSSHSPTSLNGAPSTPNGFSNGPAMSSTASLSNQQLPPACGARQLCKLKRFLTTLQQFGNDISPEIGERVRSLVLGLVNSTLTIEDFHSKLHEATNFPLRPFVIPFLKANLPLLQRELLHCARLAKQTPAQYLAQHEQLLLDANASSPLDSSEIMLEMNEHGKRRTPDRTKDSSERDGLHPEHLAKRPCTISPSQRFSPSTGLPAHPPPNGLPTHPPNGLSHPPNPQMGPQHYRLEDMALAHQYRDAYRHSERDRHRQTVHGARQEEVIDHRLTDREWAEEWKHLDNLLNCIMDMVEKTRRSLTVLRRCQEADREEMNHWIRRYSDVEEMKKGGSNGLHCLPPSPLPPPSTHHSSSSNTANSSESLPVGTPSAAERQTGRQTEIHRDFLHRPPSGYLPEEIWRKAEEAVNEVKRQAMSELQKAVSDAERKAHEMISAERSKMERALAEAKRQASEDALTIINQQEDSSESCWNCGRKASETCSGCNTARYCGSFCQHKDWEKHHHVCGQGLQGLPGGGGVPLGTPSSSSSSSSLASSGAPPTHSESTPPGPLSLAVQSSITGGAGGGSASVSASPKESSSSSASRSTTPATPALLDATSR; this is encoded by the exons GTAGCAGAGTGCAAACAGTTGGCACAATGCCAGATTCACCTGCGGATGTGAAAACCCAGCCCAGGTCCACCCCACCCGCcatgcctcctccacctccagctgtcaGCCAAGCAACAAATCGCAATGCTTCATTTACCCCAACTACCAGTAAATCAA TGCTGAATGGGAGCAGTCACTCTCCTACATCGCTTAATGGTGCTCCATCCACTCCTAACGGCTTCAGTAATGGGCCGGCCATGTCCTCAACTGCCTCCCTTTCCAACCAGCAGCTCCCGCCAGCTTGCGGTGCCCGGCAGCTCTGCAAGTTGAAGCGCTTTCTGACCACACTGCAGCAGTTTGGCAACGACATATCGCCTGAGATCGGAGAGAGAGTGCGCAGCCTCGTGCTGGGGCTGGTG AACTCCACTCTCACCATCGAAGATTTTCACTCGAAACTCCACGAGGCCACCAACTTCCCTCTGAGACCATTCGTCATTCCCTTCCTGAAG GCAAACCTCCCCCTGCTGCAGAGAGAGCTGCTCCACTGCGCCCGGTTGGCCAAGCAGACTCCAGCTCAGTATCTGGCCCAGCAtgagcagcttctcctggaCGCCAATGCCAGCTCACCGCTTGACTCCTCTGAGATTATGTTGGAGATGAATGAGCACGGCAAGAGGAGGACCCCTGACAG GACCAAAGACAGCTCAGAGAGAGACGGATTGCACCCGGAGCACCTAGCTAAGAGGCCCTGCACCATCAGCCCCAGCCAGCGTTTTAGCCCCAGCACGGGTCTTCCTGCTCACCCGCCTCCCAACGGCCTCCCCACACACCCTCCGAATGGACTGTCCCACCCTCCCAACCCTCAGATGGGACCTCAGCACTACCGCTTAGAAGACATGGCCCTTGCACACCAGTACAGAGACGCCTACAGACACAGTGAACGAGACAGACACCGGCAGACAG TGCATGGAGCCCGCCAAGAGGAGGTGATTGACCACCGTCTCACGGATCGAGAGTGGGCAGAGGAATGGAAGCACCTTGATAAT CTCTTGAACTGCATCATGGACATGGTAGAGAAGACGCGCCGCTCTCTGACAGTGCTGCGCCGCTGCCAGGAGGCCGACCGGGAGGAAATGAACCACTGGATCCGACGCTACAGCGACGTGGAAGAGATGAAAAAAGGTGGGAGCAACGGACTGCActgccttcctccttctcctcttcctcctccctctacTCACCACAGCTCCTCTTCCAACACAGCTAACAGCAGCGAGTCACTGCCCGTAGGAACGCCCTCGGCTGCCgaaaggcagacaggcagacagacag AGATCCACAGAGACTTCCTACACAGGCCTCCTTCGGGATACCTGCCAGAGGAAATCTGGAGGAAAGCTG AGGAGGCGGTGAACGAGGTTAAGCGGCAGGCGATGTCGGAGCTACAGAAAGCCGTCTCGGACGCTGAGAGGAAGGCTCACGAGATGATCTCGGCAGAGCGCTCAAAAATGGAACGGGCCCTGGCCGAGGCGAAGAGGCAAGCCTCGGAGGATGCACTTACAATCATCAACCAGCAGGAGGACTCCAGCGAA AGCTGCTGGAACTGCGGGAGGAAAGCCAGTGAGACGTGCAGCGGCTGCAACACAGCTCGTTACTGCGGCTCCTTCTGCCAGCACAAAGACTGGGAGAAGCACCACCACGTCTGCGGTCAGGGCCTGCAGGGGCTGCCGGGGGGCGGCGGCGTCCCCCTGggcaccccctcctcctcgtcctcctcaagCTCCCTGGCATCTTCCGGCGCGCCCCCCACTCACTCAGAGAGCACCCCTCCGGGACCCTTGTCCCTGGCAGTCCAGAGCAGCATCACGGGAGGGGCTGGCGGCGGCAGCGCCAGCGTCTCTGCCAGCCCGAAGGAGAGCAGTTCCAGCAGTGCCTCTCGCTCCACAACCCCAGCCACCCCCGCCCTACTGGACGCCACCTCACGCTGA